A genome region from Timaviella obliquedivisa GSE-PSE-MK23-08B includes the following:
- a CDS encoding mechanosensitive ion channel family protein, with protein MSHPLQPNSKRILCNPFQRIERPFTSISKSALYLLKSFSGHLSKGYRWSRIHRFYQLAVCSLATFLLLTVSASQGRAIAPSTTIPVLGQLPSLTNPTTTPPLPTGVERRGTLEAAGIRLDGKELFKIASSAIFNRSEPGSQIPVEVRAKQVEANLRQLTLASKVSEDEMLDPETLRVSIEILNGQPVLFVKDATLTEAKVLLTVTDTDAQFYSTTQDRLANRWKEILENELRQALELRQPEALEQQNSEAIRILMATALSTVLLSGVWIFWGWRRRKLEQRQAAEIAARVEATPAVEATHAGTTHVETTYLEPWLFQRLHDYLGLQRRLKIVRFFRWLTFWAIAFTWLIGLAYSLRTFPETRQFANRVIAIPVVILITWFLTGLINRLTDLVIDRFIESREQDQSLTEANLQRVATLANVVKGLKRVLVYSLGFLWVLQWLNLAPGSLLALGALVALAISFAAQSLVKDLVNGFLILLEDQFRIGDYVRIGTAAGFVTNLNLRITQIRSDDGNLITLPNSLITQVENMSRTWARADFRIEVAYDTNVDLALAVVRETVDRMAQDPEWQSLIFDTQELFGVHQISHTGIVIRILIKTAPLKQWPTARELRRRLKIAFDRHNIQIGVPQQVVLGTLTDILDPADTT; from the coding sequence ATGAGTCACCCTTTGCAACCCAACTCCAAGCGCATATTATGTAACCCTTTTCAAAGAATTGAGCGACCCTTTACGAGTATCTCAAAAAGCGCGCTTTATCTATTAAAATCATTCTCGGGTCATCTATCTAAGGGCTATAGGTGGAGCCGAATCCACCGCTTCTACCAACTTGCTGTATGCAGTCTCGCTACTTTTCTCTTGCTAACGGTAAGCGCAAGCCAAGGCAGGGCGATCGCACCATCAACCACCATCCCTGTCTTAGGGCAATTGCCATCCTTGACTAATCCAACCACTACTCCGCCCCTGCCAACGGGCGTAGAACGGCGAGGCACATTAGAAGCTGCTGGAATAAGGCTGGACGGAAAAGAACTGTTTAAAATTGCGTCTTCAGCTATTTTCAACCGCAGTGAGCCGGGTAGCCAAATTCCAGTCGAAGTTCGTGCCAAACAGGTGGAAGCCAATCTTAGACAACTGACTCTAGCAAGTAAAGTATCTGAGGATGAAATGCTAGACCCCGAAACCCTACGGGTTTCAATTGAGATACTGAATGGTCAGCCAGTTTTATTTGTTAAAGATGCTACCTTGACGGAAGCGAAAGTCTTGCTGACGGTAACCGATACAGATGCCCAGTTTTACTCCACAACCCAAGACAGACTGGCAAACCGATGGAAGGAAATTTTAGAGAATGAACTGCGCCAGGCGCTAGAACTGCGCCAGCCAGAAGCATTAGAACAACAGAACTCTGAAGCGATTAGAATTTTAATGGCAACGGCGCTGTCAACCGTTTTACTGAGTGGAGTTTGGATATTTTGGGGATGGCGCAGACGGAAGCTTGAGCAACGGCAGGCAGCCGAGATAGCGGCTCGTGTTGAAGCTACGCCTGCGGTAGAAGCAACTCATGCTGGAACAACCCATGTTGAAACCACTTACTTAGAGCCTTGGCTGTTTCAGAGGCTACATGATTATTTGGGATTACAGCGACGACTGAAGATTGTTCGATTTTTTCGGTGGTTGACTTTTTGGGCGATCGCTTTTACCTGGCTGATTGGGCTTGCCTATAGTCTCAGAACCTTTCCTGAAACGCGCCAGTTTGCCAACAGAGTCATTGCCATCCCGGTTGTAATTTTAATAACGTGGTTTCTAACAGGGCTAATTAATCGCCTTACCGATCTGGTCATCGATCGCTTTATCGAAAGCCGTGAGCAAGACCAATCTTTAACAGAAGCAAATTTACAGCGGGTCGCCACGCTTGCTAACGTGGTTAAAGGGCTAAAAAGAGTTCTGGTTTATTCTCTAGGTTTTCTCTGGGTGCTCCAGTGGCTAAATCTTGCACCCGGATCGCTTTTGGCGTTGGGAGCATTAGTTGCATTAGCAATTTCGTTTGCGGCACAAAGCCTGGTTAAAGATCTCGTGAACGGATTCTTAATTTTGTTAGAAGACCAGTTCCGAATTGGAGATTACGTCAGAATTGGTACGGCTGCTGGATTTGTGACAAACCTAAATTTACGCATCACTCAGATCCGCAGTGACGATGGTAATTTAATCACTTTACCCAACAGCCTAATTACTCAAGTAGAAAACATGTCACGGACTTGGGCAAGGGCAGATTTTCGGATTGAGGTCGCCTATGATACCAATGTGGATTTGGCTCTTGCAGTCGTTCGTGAAACCGTCGATCGCATGGCACAAGATCCAGAATGGCAATCCTTAATCTTCGATACCCAAGAACTGTTTGGCGTTCATCAGATTTCGCACACGGGCATCGTGATTCGCATCTTGATTAAAACGGCTCCGCTTAAACAATGGCCGACAGCACGAGAATTGCGCCGTCGGCTTAAAATTGCTTTCGATCGCCATAATATTCAAATTGGTGTTCCGCAACAAGTTGTGCTAGGCACCCTTACTGATATACTTGACCCTGCTGACACAACCTAA
- a CDS encoding META domain-containing protein encodes MNPLLSNSLLAVGAVIAIEIVGVAAKNLAMAQPIPTETPILMAQSSTITGSWRLISMGTTAALTVPLQATELTANFEGDRVSGSGGCNRFTGSYETESNILSLGALASTRKACEESVMNQEAKYLAALQAAQQYEVNTQGELQIFYQTAQESGVLRFTSQTVRALW; translated from the coding sequence ATGAATCCACTATTAAGCAATTCACTATTAGCAGTTGGCGCGGTAATAGCGATCGAGATCGTTGGAGTTGCGGCTAAAAATCTTGCAATGGCACAGCCCATCCCGACTGAAACCCCAATTCTCATGGCACAATCCTCCACGATCACAGGCAGTTGGCGGCTTATCTCTATGGGAACAACCGCCGCTCTAACCGTACCCCTGCAAGCAACTGAACTGACCGCCAATTTTGAGGGCGATCGCGTTTCTGGTTCAGGTGGATGCAACCGCTTTACCGGAAGCTATGAAACCGAGTCAAATATATTAAGCCTTGGCGCTCTAGCCTCTACTCGCAAGGCTTGTGAGGAATCTGTGATGAATCAGGAGGCAAAGTATTTAGCCGCATTACAAGCCGCCCAGCAATATGAGGTGAATACTCAAGGTGAGTTGCAAATCTTTTACCAAACTGCGCAAGAGTCAGGCGTTTTACGCTTTACCTCTCAAACCGTCAGAGCGTTATGGTAA
- a CDS encoding FdhF/YdeP family oxidoreductase: protein METDPQPKLPFNETNADTPEIGGGIPIIEYWAKHTLSPEGPKIWKTLFHHSACLSCSWGTGGQKGGFTNEEGEKLQRCMKSVEAISAEIQPPIPAHFFDTHSIAELEQLSSMEADRLGRLSFPVIFRAGNSHYERISWDEIYAIATKAFQKHPERIASYSSGRGSNEAAFLLQLMLRTLGSNNLADCSDLCHAPSTTALQEMFGTKTSIVSLESLKQADCVVLAGAHSSSNHPRLMNELIKLRDRGGKVIVINPVMEVGLVKFGSPVFPVKSLVPGSEIASLYLQPIPGSDVALFVGIQKALIEQNRVNYPFLQAYTEGWEAVLEQARSLSWKTLSTLCGVTQTEIEAAAAIIGMSKGVVFGWAMGITQQMNGVDNVYSIANTALITGQIARMGAGLMPVRGHSNVQGFGSMGVTVKLKEEIKQALETLLGRSLNLPKGYHTRDLIEAAEAGKVESLICVGGNIYGANPDSAQAKRALGNIDTIIYMATKPNIGHFNGLAKVNTIIIPVLNRFENPHKTTVESGNNFVRFNDEGTTHLKNADLISEVEFLTELAHRLLGDYPVEWRKMQDTRYVRQLIAKTIPGYEKIATLDDTQEEFTISGRIVTEPHFKTPSGKAKMLTTPLPNLTLPEPKDFGIAEPANSLILALMTGRSYSQHNTVVYKIGDQYRGMPHRHCILLNRSDAERVNLAEHDRVTVQGDAGKLDNIEVIYGAVRQGAALMFYPEVNVIFKAKTEVRCGTPAYKRVPVVVYSKKQQVQQKK from the coding sequence ATGGAAACTGACCCTCAGCCCAAACTGCCTTTCAACGAAACTAACGCAGATACTCCTGAGATTGGGGGCGGTATTCCTATTATTGAATATTGGGCAAAGCATACGCTGTCGCCAGAGGGACCAAAAATCTGGAAAACACTGTTTCACCATAGTGCTTGTTTATCTTGTTCTTGGGGCACAGGGGGACAAAAAGGTGGATTTACTAACGAAGAAGGTGAAAAACTACAGCGCTGTATGAAAAGCGTTGAGGCAATTTCAGCCGAAATTCAGCCGCCTATTCCAGCACATTTTTTTGATACTCATTCGATCGCTGAGCTAGAGCAATTATCTTCTATGGAAGCCGATCGCTTAGGACGATTGAGCTTTCCAGTAATCTTTCGGGCGGGTAATTCTCACTACGAACGCATCTCTTGGGACGAAATTTACGCGATCGCGACTAAAGCATTCCAAAAACATCCTGAACGAATTGCTTCATATAGCTCAGGTCGGGGTTCTAACGAAGCGGCATTCTTGCTACAACTGATGCTGCGAACGCTAGGTTCTAATAATCTGGCAGATTGTTCAGACTTGTGCCACGCGCCCTCGACAACGGCACTCCAAGAAATGTTTGGCACAAAGACCTCAATTGTTAGTTTAGAGAGTCTGAAGCAAGCAGATTGTGTCGTATTAGCAGGGGCGCACTCTTCTTCAAATCATCCGCGTTTAATGAATGAGCTCATTAAACTGCGCGATCGCGGTGGTAAAGTTATTGTCATTAATCCAGTCATGGAAGTTGGATTGGTCAAGTTTGGCTCCCCTGTGTTCCCAGTTAAATCTTTGGTTCCTGGCTCTGAAATTGCTTCATTGTATTTACAGCCCATTCCAGGTAGCGACGTGGCGCTATTTGTTGGTATTCAAAAAGCGTTGATTGAACAGAATCGAGTTAATTACCCGTTCCTACAAGCGTATACAGAAGGGTGGGAAGCCGTGCTAGAACAGGCGCGATCGCTTTCCTGGAAAACCCTTAGTACACTTTGCGGCGTTACTCAAACAGAAATTGAAGCAGCGGCAGCAATTATAGGTATGTCGAAGGGTGTGGTCTTCGGTTGGGCGATGGGAATTACTCAACAGATGAATGGTGTTGACAACGTTTATAGCATTGCTAATACTGCGTTGATTACGGGTCAGATTGCCAGAATGGGCGCAGGGCTAATGCCTGTGCGTGGGCATTCTAATGTGCAAGGCTTTGGCTCAATGGGCGTAACAGTAAAGCTGAAAGAGGAGATTAAGCAAGCACTAGAGACACTTTTGGGGCGATCGCTGAATCTACCCAAGGGCTATCACACCCGCGATTTAATTGAAGCAGCAGAAGCAGGCAAAGTAGAGAGTCTAATATGTGTTGGTGGTAATATTTATGGTGCTAATCCTGACTCAGCCCAAGCAAAACGGGCGTTGGGAAACATTGATACCATTATTTACATGGCTACCAAACCTAACATTGGGCACTTTAATGGATTGGCAAAAGTAAATACTATTATCATCCCTGTCCTAAATCGGTTTGAAAACCCCCACAAAACTACGGTTGAGTCGGGTAACAACTTTGTCCGGTTCAACGATGAAGGCACAACCCACTTAAAGAATGCTGACCTGATTTCGGAAGTCGAATTTTTGACAGAACTGGCGCATCGGTTGCTAGGTGACTATCCAGTAGAGTGGCGTAAGATGCAAGATACCCGCTACGTGCGACAGTTGATTGCTAAAACCATTCCCGGTTACGAAAAAATCGCCACCCTTGACGATACCCAAGAAGAATTCACTATCTCTGGACGCATCGTCACTGAGCCTCATTTCAAAACACCATCGGGAAAAGCAAAGATGCTCACTACGCCGTTACCTAACCTTACCTTACCTGAACCCAAAGATTTCGGAATTGCTGAACCTGCAAACAGTCTTATTTTGGCATTAATGACGGGACGGAGCTACTCGCAGCACAACACAGTGGTTTACAAAATTGGGGATCAGTATCGGGGAATGCCCCATCGGCACTGTATTCTGCTCAATCGGAGCGATGCAGAAAGAGTAAACTTAGCTGAACACGATCGCGTTACTGTACAGGGTGATGCAGGTAAATTAGACAATATAGAAGTGATCTATGGCGCAGTGCGGCAAGGTGCGGCGCTAATGTTCTACCCTGAAGTAAATGTTATCTTTAAGGCAAAAACTGAAGTACGATGTGGCACGCCTGCTTATAAGCGAGTACCCGTCGTAGTTTATAGCAAAAAGCAACAGGTGCAACAGAAAAAATAG
- a CDS encoding DUF4385 domain-containing protein, translated as MVKKSPSLKKFDYSLDFKAIDFRQHPELYCIGKGEQGVLLVEPYKSEILPYWRFKTPEIAQQSAEEIYALFLAYKEQNDFVGMDMARKFLQMGYTRSRRYANHKSGRKYDKNSRVILPREEDPIKAQSAKIFYETWQLAKTDSEYLKLSDRHRNQYEQLTAPIEAED; from the coding sequence TTGGTTAAGAAGTCACCATCGCTCAAGAAATTTGACTACTCGCTTGACTTTAAAGCGATCGACTTTCGGCAGCACCCCGAGCTTTATTGCATAGGAAAAGGCGAACAAGGTGTCTTACTCGTTGAGCCTTATAAGAGCGAGATACTACCCTATTGGAGATTCAAAACACCAGAGATTGCCCAACAGTCGGCAGAAGAAATTTATGCTCTTTTTCTTGCTTACAAAGAACAGAATGATTTTGTAGGAATGGACATGGCGCGGAAGTTTTTACAAATGGGTTACACTCGCTCCCGTCGTTATGCCAATCATAAATCAGGACGGAAATATGACAAAAATTCTCGAGTTATTTTACCAAGAGAAGAAGACCCAATTAAAGCTCAATCTGCCAAAATCTTTTACGAGACATGGCAGTTAGCTAAGACAGATTCAGAATACTTGAAACTAAGCGATCGCCATCGAAACCAATATGAGCAATTAACAGCACCTATAGAAGCTGAAGACTAA
- the treS gene encoding maltose alpha-D-glucosyltransferase: MQQSTLHSDPLWFKDAIIYEVPVRAFADSDSDGIGDFRGLTEKLDYIQDLGVTAVWVLPFFPSPLRDDGYDIADYNSVNPIYGNLEDFHMFLEAAHQRNIRVIIELIVNHTSDQHPWFQRARKALPGSSERDFYVWSDTPNQYQGVRIIFQDFETSNWTWDPVAKAYFWHRFYSHQPDLNYEHPQLQKAIFDVVDFWLEMGVDGLRMDAVPYLYEREGTNCENLPKTHDWLKQLRAHVDRKFPNRMLLAEANQWPEDAAEYYGQGDECHMNFHFPLMPRLFMSLQMEDSFPIIDILQQTPEIPPNCQWALFLRNHDELTLEMVSDEDRDYMYRVYAQDPQARINLGIRRRLAPLMGNNRRRIELMNSLLLSLPGTPVLYYGDEIGMGDNFYLGDRNGVRTPMQWSSDRNAGFSRANPQRLYAPPIVDPEYNYETVNVEAQRANSSSLWWWMKRLIAVRSRYQAFGRGTFEVLSPENRKVLAFTRTYDGEHILVVANLSRFVQAVELDLSAFQGMMPIEIFGRTEFPPIADTPYFLSLGPHSFLWFTLQIQPSTALLPKAPAQLPTLTVSGHWQDIYSKADSRKALEALLPDFLRQCRWFGSRNRSMQSAQIADVIPFNIQPQPEANEYHIVLVKAEYTEGVAETYVLPLAYAVGNHHPITHTEHAIAQIKGNYISGILFDAFSDKDFLPIPLEALIQEHSQKGSQGEIVATLFEPANLSVSATPHLPKVEHGNALVVYGDRLIFKLFRRAEECINSDIEMGRFLTQRSTATDSPSEHFAPIIGSIEYRRKGVEAMALGMFQKYIPDTRDAWSFTLDSLRDFFEKVMAQPSEMIQVQLPQASLVNALTLEVPELAYEIMGTYLGAAELLGQRTAEMHIALAADENDPSFAPEPFTLFHQRSVYQYMRNQAGQIFLRLKKQLKKLPIKQQASVRTLLNEQSAILDHYKRIVDQPIAVMRIRCHGNYHLEEVLYTGKDFVIIDFEGEASRPLSERRMKRSPIRDVASMVQSFYYASRIALQREVESGVIRTENLPLMEQWAQFVYYWTSVVFLKKYLATASGAAFLPKTQPELQVLLDAFLLEKAVYELGYEMEARPDWTDVPLQRILELLGINPDKKISP; this comes from the coding sequence ATGCAACAATCGACCCTTCATAGCGATCCTCTCTGGTTTAAAGATGCCATCATTTACGAAGTGCCTGTTCGGGCTTTTGCCGACAGCGACAGTGACGGCATCGGCGACTTCCGAGGACTAACCGAAAAGCTCGATTATATCCAAGACTTAGGCGTAACAGCCGTTTGGGTACTGCCCTTTTTCCCTTCGCCATTGCGAGATGATGGGTACGATATCGCCGACTACAACAGCGTCAATCCTATCTATGGCAACCTTGAAGACTTTCACATGTTCTTGGAAGCGGCGCACCAGAGAAATATCCGCGTCATTATTGAACTAATTGTTAACCACACTTCCGATCAGCATCCTTGGTTTCAACGGGCAAGGAAAGCCCTGCCTGGCAGTTCAGAGCGTGACTTTTACGTTTGGAGTGATACTCCTAATCAATATCAAGGTGTACGGATTATTTTCCAAGATTTTGAAACCTCTAATTGGACATGGGATCCTGTTGCAAAAGCGTACTTTTGGCATCGCTTTTACTCTCATCAACCTGATCTGAATTATGAACATCCCCAACTTCAGAAAGCTATTTTCGATGTTGTCGATTTTTGGCTAGAAATGGGGGTTGATGGGTTACGGATGGATGCAGTGCCGTATTTGTATGAGCGCGAAGGCACCAACTGCGAAAATTTGCCTAAGACTCACGATTGGCTGAAGCAACTCCGCGCCCATGTCGATCGCAAGTTTCCTAATCGAATGTTGCTTGCCGAAGCTAATCAATGGCCTGAAGACGCAGCGGAGTACTATGGGCAGGGTGACGAATGCCACATGAACTTCCATTTTCCACTGATGCCGCGCCTGTTTATGTCGCTGCAAATGGAAGATAGTTTTCCTATTATCGATATTTTGCAACAAACCCCAGAAATTCCGCCTAATTGTCAGTGGGCGCTATTTTTGCGTAACCATGATGAACTGACGTTAGAAATGGTCAGCGATGAAGACCGTGACTATATGTATCGCGTTTATGCCCAAGATCCGCAGGCGAGGATTAACTTAGGAATTCGTCGGCGTTTGGCTCCCCTGATGGGGAATAATCGACGGCGCATTGAGTTAATGAATAGCCTGCTGCTGTCGCTGCCTGGCACGCCCGTCCTGTACTATGGCGATGAAATTGGCATGGGTGACAACTTTTACTTGGGCGATCGCAATGGCGTTCGTACTCCCATGCAGTGGAGTTCTGACCGCAACGCTGGGTTTAGCCGCGCCAATCCTCAACGGCTTTATGCGCCTCCTATCGTTGACCCAGAGTATAACTATGAAACTGTCAACGTTGAAGCACAGCGAGCAAACTCTAGTTCCCTGTGGTGGTGGATGAAGCGATTAATTGCGGTGAGAAGTCGCTACCAGGCGTTCGGTCGGGGTACTTTTGAAGTTCTTTCTCCCGAAAACCGCAAGGTATTGGCGTTCACCCGTACCTATGATGGCGAACACATTTTGGTCGTGGCAAATCTTTCTCGATTTGTACAGGCAGTAGAATTAGATCTATCGGCATTTCAAGGAATGATGCCCATTGAAATCTTTGGACGCACCGAATTTCCGCCCATTGCTGATACACCCTATTTTCTCAGTTTGGGGCCTCACTCGTTTCTCTGGTTTACGCTGCAAATTCAGCCCAGCACTGCCTTACTTCCTAAAGCTCCGGCTCAGCTACCGACCTTAACCGTAAGCGGTCATTGGCAAGATATTTACAGCAAAGCAGATTCTAGAAAAGCATTAGAAGCGCTTCTGCCTGATTTCCTACGACAGTGCCGTTGGTTTGGGAGTCGCAATCGTTCGATGCAATCTGCCCAAATTGCTGATGTGATTCCGTTTAATATTCAGCCGCAACCCGAAGCTAATGAATATCACATTGTTTTGGTCAAAGCCGAGTATACCGAAGGGGTTGCCGAAACCTATGTGCTGCCGTTAGCTTACGCGGTCGGGAATCACCATCCTATTACCCATACCGAACACGCGATCGCCCAGATTAAGGGCAACTACATTTCTGGCATTTTGTTTGATGCCTTCAGCGACAAAGACTTTCTGCCTATTCCTCTAGAAGCTTTGATTCAGGAGCACTCCCAGAAGGGTAGTCAGGGTGAAATCGTTGCAACCTTGTTTGAGCCAGCTAATCTGTCTGTCTCTGCCACGCCCCATTTACCTAAAGTCGAGCATGGCAATGCCTTAGTCGTTTATGGCGATCGCCTCATCTTTAAACTGTTTCGCAGAGCAGAAGAATGCATCAACTCAGACATTGAAATGGGACGGTTTTTAACCCAACGTTCAACTGCGACTGATTCACCTAGTGAACACTTTGCACCCATCATTGGATCAATAGAGTATCGCCGCAAGGGTGTTGAAGCGATGGCTCTGGGAATGTTTCAGAAATACATTCCAGATACTCGTGATGCATGGTCGTTCACACTCGATAGCCTGCGTGATTTCTTCGAGAAAGTAATGGCGCAACCTAGTGAAATGATCCAAGTCCAGTTGCCGCAAGCCTCATTAGTCAATGCGTTAACGCTTGAGGTGCCTGAGTTAGCCTATGAAATTATGGGAACCTACCTGGGAGCCGCAGAGCTACTGGGACAACGCACCGCTGAAATGCATATTGCCTTAGCTGCGGATGAAAACGATCCTAGCTTTGCACCAGAGCCGTTTACGCTGTTCCACCAGCGATCGGTTTACCAATATATGCGCAACCAGGCTGGACAGATTTTTTTACGCTTGAAAAAGCAACTGAAAAAACTGCCCATTAAACAACAAGCCTCGGTTCGGACTTTACTGAATGAACAAAGTGCAATTTTAGATCACTATAAGCGCATTGTTGATCAACCTATTGCCGTCATGCGAATTCGCTGTCATGGTAATTATCATCTTGAGGAGGTGTTGTATACAGGTAAAGATTTTGTCATCATTGACTTTGAAGGTGAAGCCAGCCGTCCGCTGAGTGAACGACGGATGAAGCGATCGCCAATCCGAGACGTTGCTAGCATGGTGCAATCTTTTTACTATGCATCGCGGATAGCTTTACAGCGCGAGGTTGAGAGTGGTGTCATTCGGACAGAGAATCTGCCATTGATGGAGCAATGGGCGCAGTTCGTGTATTACTGGACAAGCGTGGTGTTTTTGAAAAAGTATTTAGCAACGGCGAGCGGTGCCGCGTTCTTACCTAAAACACAGCCCGAGCTTCAGGTTTTACTAGACGCTTTTCTACTCGAAAAGGCAGTGTATGAGTTGGGGTATGAAATGGAAGCCCGCCCAGATTGGACAGATGTTCCGCTCCAGCGGATCTTAGAGTTACTAGGTATCAATCCTGATAAAAAAATCAGCCCCTGA
- the malQ gene encoding 4-alpha-glucanotransferase, with product MTFQRASGILLHPTCLPSRFGIGDLGQSAYEFIDFLERSGQKLWQVLPLGPTGDEHSPYIMNYSAFAGNPMLLSLDVLAGDQLLHPDELAPLPEAPADRVDFDRVIPHKSYYLKLAYNNFKQRNSQAEFEQFCEQKAVWLDDFALFMALLEANNGKAWNVWEGAIARREPAALAAQREQLQDEILYQKFLQFKFFGQWSNLRNYAQQKNIQIVGDVSIYVCHNSAEVWGNPEIFKLDPQTLEPAYIAGVPPDYFSATGQLWGNPVYNWDKLQATNFAWWIERFKATMQYVDIVRIDHFRGFEAYWQVRAGETTAMNGEWVKAPGVEFFEALAAELGNLPVMAEDLGIITPEVENLRDRFQFPGMRILQFAFTGDPDHAYLPHNYVPNSVVYPGTHDNDTAIGWWTSAAAQEKQQFAQYLGYDRPEDVSEINWALIRMALASVSDLAILPLQDLLGLGSSGRMNDPSVNAGQWRWRYESSEQLNQEMSDRLGWLTRLYGR from the coding sequence GTGACTTTTCAACGCGCCAGTGGAATTTTACTACACCCCACCTGCCTTCCCAGCCGCTTTGGGATTGGCGATTTAGGTCAATCTGCCTACGAGTTCATAGACTTTTTGGAACGCAGTGGACAAAAGCTCTGGCAAGTCTTGCCGCTAGGGCCTACGGGTGACGAGCATTCGCCTTACATCATGAATTACAGTGCGTTTGCAGGCAACCCGATGTTGCTTAGCCTTGATGTATTGGCAGGTGACCAACTGCTTCATCCCGATGAGCTTGCGCCCTTACCTGAAGCGCCCGCCGATCGCGTTGATTTTGATCGAGTCATTCCGCACAAATCCTATTATCTCAAGCTGGCATACAACAACTTTAAGCAGCGAAACTCTCAAGCTGAGTTTGAGCAGTTCTGTGAACAGAAGGCAGTTTGGCTAGACGATTTTGCCTTGTTTATGGCACTGTTGGAGGCGAATAATGGCAAGGCGTGGAACGTGTGGGAAGGGGCGATCGCCCGACGAGAGCCAGCCGCCCTTGCTGCCCAGCGAGAGCAATTACAGGATGAAATTCTCTACCAGAAATTTCTGCAATTTAAGTTCTTCGGGCAATGGTCGAACCTTAGAAATTATGCTCAACAGAAAAATATCCAAATTGTTGGAGATGTCTCCATTTATGTGTGTCACAATAGCGCCGAAGTTTGGGGCAATCCTGAAATCTTTAAGCTCGATCCTCAAACTCTAGAACCAGCTTACATAGCAGGTGTTCCGCCCGACTACTTCAGCGCCACCGGGCAGCTTTGGGGCAATCCGGTTTACAACTGGGATAAGCTGCAAGCCACAAACTTTGCTTGGTGGATTGAACGCTTTAAAGCAACGATGCAGTACGTAGACATTGTGCGAATCGACCACTTCCGAGGGTTCGAGGCATATTGGCAGGTACGTGCAGGTGAGACGACAGCTATGAATGGGGAATGGGTGAAGGCTCCAGGCGTTGAGTTCTTTGAGGCGTTAGCGGCAGAGTTGGGCAATTTGCCCGTGATGGCAGAAGATTTAGGAATTATTACCCCTGAAGTAGAGAATCTGCGCGATCGCTTCCAGTTTCCAGGAATGCGAATCCTCCAGTTTGCCTTCACAGGTGACCCTGATCATGCCTATTTACCTCATAACTATGTGCCTAATAGTGTGGTGTATCCGGGCACCCATGACAACGATACGGCGATCGGCTGGTGGACAAGTGCCGCCGCCCAAGAAAAACAGCAATTTGCTCAATATCTAGGGTACGATCGCCCGGAAGATGTTTCAGAAATTAACTGGGCACTAATTCGGATGGCGTTGGCTTCAGTGTCGGATTTAGCAATTTTGCCGCTACAAGATTTACTGGGATTAGGCAGTTCGGGGCGAATGAACGATCCAAGCGTGAATGCAGGTCAGTGGCGATGGCGATATGAAAGTTCAGAGCAATTGAATCAAGAGATGAGCGATCGCTTAGGGTGGTTAACACGGCTGTATGGGCGTTAA
- a CDS encoding DUF2237 domain-containing protein — MVNAAGAKNVLGGKLEICCTEPMTGFYRNGKCETGADDQGVHVVCAQVTDEFLAFTKAQGNDLSAPGFGFPGLKAGDRWCLCVSRWRESLEAGAAPPVDLAATHAAALKEVSLDDLTSHAIQGT, encoded by the coding sequence ATGGTGAATGCAGCAGGTGCTAAAAACGTTTTAGGTGGCAAGCTGGAAATTTGTTGCACTGAGCCAATGACAGGCTTTTATCGAAATGGCAAGTGTGAAACTGGAGCCGATGATCAGGGAGTACACGTCGTTTGCGCTCAAGTCACCGATGAGTTTTTAGCGTTTACCAAAGCTCAGGGGAACGATTTAAGCGCGCCAGGATTTGGCTTTCCTGGGTTGAAAGCAGGCGATCGCTGGTGTCTCTGTGTCAGTCGTTGGAGGGAGTCCCTAGAGGCGGGTGCCGCTCCTCCCGTAGATTTGGCGGCAACCCATGCAGCGGCGCTTAAGGAAGTCTCGCTAGACGATTTGACAAGTCATGCTATTCAAGGGACGTAA